A window from Flavobacterium gyeonganense encodes these proteins:
- a CDS encoding TonB-dependent receptor has product MKKIVLFLFLMNSVFLFAQKEVSGVVKDKSGAPLPGVNVVEKGTSNGVSTDFEGGFRIKVKEDATLIFTYVGYSAVEKPASGSKIEVILDESGGQVLSDVVVVGSRSAKRTVVNSAVPIDVINVKEVTTQSGKLEINELLQYVAPSFNANKQSGSDGADHVDPASLRGMGPDQTLVLINGKRRHQSSLINLFGTRGRGNTGTDLNAIPAASIKRIEILRDGAAAQYGSDAIAGVINIVTNDNVKEFTGAITYGAFNTDAKGDFPEGTANTKGYRLDQNGNGNSFGKDQDFDGGSVKVSANYGVPIGTKGGYVNVTGEFLNKNKTLRPGFDFRKGFGEASIQGVNLFVNLAVPISDKTQFYAFGGSNFRNTDAYAFTRNDGERVVEEIYPGGYTPRITSKINDNSIAAGIRTETSGGWKWDFSNTLGKNKFHYDIKGTINASLEENSPTEFDAGGHSLLQNTTNLDVSKNYGDILEGLNIAFGTEFRVEQFEIFAGEEGSYATYDTNGNPITDPTTQSPPTVPNPDYDPTDPDSSPTIARPGGSQGFPGYSPANQVNKNRNNFSLYSDVELDISKAFMVSGAVRFENYSDFGSTINGKLASRLKITDKINLRGSVSTGFRAPSLAQIYYNLRFTNFSSAGATEVLLAPNDSEVTKAFGIQKLNEEKAINASLGFTANFGDFTATVDGYLINVKDRIVLTGYFDATQYNLGVDKAQFFVNGVDTKTKGLDIVLAWKKTINENRFGATLVGNINDMKIDKVKNGALEEKTFFGERDKAFLLASAPPNKFGLNLNYGRKWFDAGLAFTRFSEVKLLDYQMDEDPEDYRTAPSETDEQVLANQKRAATDTYGAKIVTDLTLGFKLCKSTKLSIGANNLLNIYPDQQDDWVEAGGYWDAVQMGFSGAYYYARLGFNF; this is encoded by the coding sequence ATGAAAAAGATTGTGTTATTTTTATTTCTGATGAATTCAGTTTTTCTTTTTGCACAAAAAGAAGTCTCCGGTGTAGTTAAAGATAAGTCAGGCGCACCCTTACCAGGTGTAAATGTTGTCGAAAAAGGAACATCCAACGGTGTCTCTACCGATTTTGAAGGCGGATTTCGTATTAAAGTAAAAGAAGACGCTACTTTAATTTTTACTTATGTTGGTTACTCGGCTGTAGAGAAGCCTGCTTCAGGCAGTAAAATTGAGGTTATCCTCGACGAAAGCGGCGGTCAGGTTTTGAGCGATGTTGTAGTCGTTGGTTCGAGAAGCGCAAAAAGAACTGTTGTAAATTCTGCTGTTCCTATTGATGTTATTAATGTGAAAGAGGTTACTACCCAAAGTGGAAAACTTGAAATTAATGAATTGCTTCAATATGTCGCTCCGTCATTTAATGCTAACAAACAATCTGGTTCTGATGGTGCTGACCACGTTGATCCGGCTTCTTTAAGAGGGATGGGGCCAGATCAGACTTTGGTTTTGATTAACGGAAAAAGAAGACATCAATCTTCTTTAATTAATTTATTTGGAACACGCGGGCGTGGGAATACAGGAACAGATTTAAATGCAATTCCGGCTGCTTCTATCAAAAGGATTGAAATCCTGAGAGATGGAGCTGCTGCACAATATGGCTCAGATGCCATTGCCGGGGTTATCAATATTGTTACAAATGATAATGTAAAAGAATTTACCGGTGCAATAACTTACGGAGCATTTAATACCGATGCAAAAGGAGATTTTCCGGAAGGTACTGCAAACACAAAAGGGTATCGGTTAGATCAAAACGGAAATGGGAATTCTTTTGGAAAAGATCAGGATTTTGACGGCGGTTCTGTAAAAGTATCTGCTAATTACGGAGTCCCAATCGGTACAAAGGGCGGTTACGTGAATGTAACAGGAGAGTTTTTAAACAAAAACAAAACATTACGTCCTGGCTTTGATTTTAGAAAAGGGTTTGGTGAAGCCTCTATTCAGGGGGTAAATTTATTTGTAAATCTGGCTGTCCCAATTTCTGATAAAACTCAATTTTATGCTTTTGGAGGAAGTAACTTTAGAAATACCGATGCTTATGCCTTTACCCGAAATGATGGCGAAAGAGTGGTAGAAGAAATTTATCCAGGAGGCTATACCCCAAGGATTACTTCAAAAATTAATGACAACTCAATCGCTGCAGGAATCAGAACCGAAACTTCCGGAGGCTGGAAATGGGATTTCAGCAATACACTTGGAAAAAACAAATTCCATTATGATATAAAAGGAACTATAAATGCTTCACTTGAAGAAAATTCTCCAACAGAATTTGATGCCGGAGGCCATAGTTTGCTTCAAAACACTACAAATTTAGATGTCTCTAAAAATTATGGGGACATTCTTGAAGGCTTGAACATAGCTTTTGGAACAGAATTCAGAGTGGAGCAATTTGAAATTTTTGCAGGAGAAGAGGGTTCTTATGCAACTTATGATACAAATGGAAATCCGATTACTGATCCAACAACTCAAAGTCCTCCAACGGTTCCAAATCCTGATTATGATCCTACAGATCCTGATTCATCCCCTACTATTGCCAGACCGGGAGGTTCTCAGGGTTTCCCTGGATATAGTCCAGCCAATCAAGTCAATAAAAATCGTAACAACTTCTCTTTATATAGTGATGTAGAATTAGATATTTCCAAGGCTTTTATGGTTAGCGGCGCAGTACGTTTTGAAAATTACAGTGATTTTGGAAGTACTATAAATGGTAAATTAGCATCCCGCCTGAAAATTACGGATAAAATTAATTTAAGAGGTTCAGTAAGTACAGGTTTCCGTGCTCCATCTTTAGCGCAGATTTATTACAATTTACGTTTTACCAACTTTAGTTCTGCAGGAGCAACAGAAGTATTATTAGCTCCAAATGATAGTGAAGTTACAAAAGCCTTTGGAATTCAAAAATTAAATGAAGAAAAAGCCATAAATGCTTCTTTAGGCTTTACGGCTAATTTTGGTGATTTTACAGCCACTGTTGATGGTTACTTGATTAATGTAAAAGACAGAATTGTATTAACAGGTTATTTTGATGCAACTCAATATAACCTTGGTGTTGATAAAGCGCAGTTTTTTGTAAATGGTGTAGATACCAAAACTAAAGGTCTTGATATTGTTTTAGCCTGGAAAAAAACAATTAACGAAAATAGATTTGGGGCAACTTTAGTCGGAAACATCAACGATATGAAAATCGATAAGGTAAAAAATGGGGCTTTAGAAGAAAAAACATTTTTTGGAGAACGTGACAAAGCCTTTTTACTTGCTTCTGCTCCGCCAAATAAATTTGGCCTAAACCTTAATTACGGCAGAAAATGGTTTGATGCAGGATTAGCATTTACAAGATTCAGCGAAGTAAAACTATTAGATTATCAAATGGATGAAGATCCTGAAGATTACAGAACAGCTCCTTCTGAAACTGATGAGCAGGTATTAGCTAACCAAAAGAGAGCAGCTACAGATACTTACGGTGCCAAAATAGTAACCGATCTGACTTTAGGTTTTAAACTTTGCAAATCCACTAAATTAAGTATTGGTGCCAACAACTTACTAAATATTTATCCTGACCAACAAGATGACTGGGTGGAAGCCGGCGGTTACTGGGATGCTGTGCAAATGGGATTCAGTGGAGCATATTACTATGCAAGGCTTGGATTTAATTTTTAA
- the ychF gene encoding redox-regulated ATPase YchF — protein MKAGIVGLPNVGKSTLFNCLSNAKAQSANFPFCTIEPNIGVVNVPDPRINKLEELVKPERVQMATVDIVDIAGLVKGASKGEGLGNQFLGNIRECNAIIHVLRCFDNDNIVHVDGNVNPIRDKETIDIELQLKDLETIEKRLEKVKRAAKTGNKEAQTEEALLNRIREALLQAKSARTIIPQNNDEEVLMEGFQLITAKPVLYVCNVDESSAVSGNKYVDQVRELVKDEDAEVIILSVGAEADITELESYEERQVFLEDMGLTEPGASVLIRAAYKLLKQQTYFTAGVKEVRAWTINIGATAPQAAGVIHTDFEKGFIRAEVISYEDYVQYGSEAKAKEAGKFKVEGKEYIVKDGDVMHFRFNV, from the coding sequence ATGAAAGCAGGAATTGTAGGATTGCCAAATGTTGGAAAATCAACATTATTTAATTGTTTATCTAATGCAAAAGCGCAAAGTGCCAATTTTCCGTTTTGTACAATCGAACCGAATATTGGAGTGGTAAACGTTCCGGATCCAAGAATCAATAAATTGGAAGAATTGGTAAAACCAGAGCGTGTACAAATGGCAACGGTAGATATCGTAGATATTGCAGGTTTGGTAAAAGGCGCAAGTAAAGGTGAAGGTCTTGGAAACCAGTTTTTAGGAAACATTAGAGAGTGTAACGCTATCATTCATGTACTGCGTTGTTTCGACAATGATAATATCGTACACGTAGACGGAAACGTAAACCCAATTCGTGACAAAGAAACGATCGATATCGAATTGCAGTTAAAAGATTTAGAAACAATCGAAAAACGTCTGGAAAAGGTAAAACGTGCTGCAAAAACAGGAAATAAAGAAGCTCAGACAGAAGAGGCTTTATTAAACCGAATCAGGGAAGCATTATTGCAGGCAAAATCTGCCAGAACAATTATTCCTCAAAATAATGACGAAGAAGTTCTTATGGAGGGATTTCAGTTAATTACTGCAAAACCGGTTTTATATGTTTGTAATGTTGACGAAAGTTCTGCAGTAAGCGGCAACAAATATGTGGATCAGGTTCGTGAATTAGTAAAAGATGAAGATGCTGAGGTTATTATCCTTTCAGTAGGAGCAGAGGCTGATATTACAGAATTAGAAAGCTATGAAGAGCGTCAGGTTTTCCTTGAAGATATGGGATTGACGGAGCCGGGAGCCTCTGTTTTAATTCGTGCAGCTTACAAACTTTTAAAACAACAAACGTATTTTACAGCGGGTGTAAAAGAAGTTCGTGCCTGGACCATCAATATTGGAGCAACTGCGCCTCAGGCAGCGGGAGTTATCCATACGGATTTCGAAAAAGGATTTATCCGTGCAGAAGTTATTTCTTATGAGGATTACGTTCAGTACGGTTCTGAGGCAAAAGCTAAAGAAGCAGGAAAATTCAAAGTTGAAGGAAAAGAATATATAGTAAAAGATGGTGATGTAATGCATTTCCGTTTTAACGTATAA
- a CDS encoding TIGR02117 family protein, whose product MLKKTFKFIGWTLFGIFAFVALYISSVLLISKITVNSDIAAVEEQNAIPIYILSNGVHTDIVVPVKNEIKDWRNQIQFSQTQSKDSLMNYIAFGWGDKGFYLDTPEWSDLKASTALKAAFGVSSSAMHTTFFKQLKEGDDCKRILISKENYQNLVTYISGSFSDSVHPKWIEGHSYGKKDAFYEAKGSYSLFYTCNTWANNALKAANQKASLWTVYDKGIFYHYK is encoded by the coding sequence ATGCTAAAAAAAACTTTCAAATTTATCGGGTGGACACTTTTCGGAATTTTCGCTTTTGTTGCGTTATATATTTCATCAGTTCTTTTAATTTCAAAAATCACCGTGAATTCTGATATCGCCGCTGTAGAAGAACAAAATGCTATTCCAATTTATATTCTTTCCAACGGTGTTCACACAGATATTGTGGTTCCCGTTAAAAACGAAATAAAAGACTGGCGAAACCAAATCCAGTTCAGTCAGACACAATCAAAGGATTCTTTGATGAACTATATCGCTTTTGGCTGGGGAGATAAAGGTTTTTATCTGGATACGCCTGAATGGTCAGATTTAAAAGCAAGTACGGCCTTAAAAGCCGCATTTGGTGTAAGTTCATCCGCAATGCATACCACATTTTTTAAACAGTTAAAAGAAGGAGATGACTGCAAACGCATTCTGATTTCAAAAGAAAACTATCAAAATCTGGTAACTTACATTTCAGGGAGTTTCAGCGATTCTGTTCATCCAAAATGGATTGAAGGGCACAGTTACGGAAAAAAAGATGCTTTTTACGAAGCAAAAGGAAGTTACAGTCTTTTTTATACCTGCAATACCTGGGCAAACAATGCTTTAAAAGCCGCAAACCAAAAAGCTAGTTTATGGACGGTTTATGATAAAGGGATTTTCTATCATTATAAATAA
- a CDS encoding YihY/virulence factor BrkB family protein: MNNQNILSKSWYLLKRTFLEFIEDDAIKLSAALSYYTIFALPPLLIIIITICGFFFGEEAVTGQLYGQINELVGNNAAKQIQEAIKNVQLSDSNVFVTVFGVIMLLIGASGVFAEIQSSINYIWGLRAKPNKGLRKFIQNRLMSFSMIVSVGFLMLVSLILNATLDILNARLKIYFPESTVYLFYVINILIVLGSIALLFAIIFRTLPDGNIKWKDAFIGAGFTSILFMIGKFAIGFYLGSSTIANVYGAAGSVVIILVWVYYSAIILYFGAEFTKVYAKTFGGNIAPNDYSVEIKKEILEVSQ, encoded by the coding sequence ATGAATAATCAAAATATTTTATCAAAATCCTGGTATCTGCTAAAAAGAACTTTTTTAGAATTTATAGAAGATGACGCTATAAAATTGAGTGCTGCTTTATCGTATTACACTATTTTCGCATTACCGCCATTATTGATTATTATTATCACCATTTGTGGTTTCTTTTTTGGAGAAGAGGCAGTAACGGGACAGTTATATGGCCAGATAAATGAACTGGTTGGAAACAATGCCGCTAAACAAATTCAGGAAGCAATCAAAAATGTGCAACTTTCAGACAGTAATGTTTTTGTAACAGTTTTTGGTGTGATTATGCTGCTTATAGGGGCTTCAGGAGTTTTTGCTGAGATTCAGAGCTCTATTAATTATATATGGGGATTGCGCGCAAAACCGAATAAAGGTTTACGAAAATTTATTCAAAACCGGCTGATGTCGTTTTCGATGATAGTCTCAGTAGGGTTTTTAATGCTGGTTAGTTTAATACTTAATGCCACTTTGGACATTTTGAATGCCAGGTTAAAGATTTATTTCCCTGAAAGTACTGTTTATCTATTTTATGTTATCAATATTTTAATCGTTTTAGGAAGTATCGCGCTTCTTTTTGCTATTATTTTCAGAACATTGCCTGACGGAAATATAAAATGGAAAGATGCCTTTATTGGTGCCGGATTTACCTCAATTCTATTTATGATTGGTAAGTTCGCTATCGGGTTTTACTTAGGTAGTTCTACCATTGCAAACGTTTATGGCGCTGCTGGATCAGTAGTTATCATATTAGTTTGGGTATATTATTCGGCTATTATATTATATTTTGGGGCAGAGTTTACCAAAGTTTATGCGAAAACTTTTGGCGGTAATATTGCTCCTAACGATTATTCGGTAGAAATTAAGAAAGAAATTTTAGAAGTATCTCAATAA